A genome region from Urocitellus parryii isolate mUroPar1 chromosome X, mUroPar1.hap1, whole genome shotgun sequence includes the following:
- the Slitrk4 gene encoding SLIT and NTRK-like protein 4, whose amino-acid sequence MFLWLFLILSALISSANADSDISVEICNVCSCVSVENVLYVNCEKVSVYRPNQLKPPWSNFYHLNFQNNFLNILYPNTFLNFSHAVSLHLGNNKLQNIEGGAFLGLSALKQLHLNNNELKILRADTFLGIENLEYLQADYNLIKYIERGAFNKLHKLKVLILNDNLISFLPDNIFRFASLTHLDIRGNRIQKLPYIGVLEHIGRVVELQLEDNPWNCSCDLLPLKAWLENMPYNIYIGEAICETPSDLYGRLLKETNKQELCPMGTGSDFDVRILPPSQLENGYTTPNGHTTQTSLHRLVTKPPKTTNPSKISGIVAGKALSNRNLSQIVSYQTRVPPLTPCPTPCFCKTHPSDLGLSVNCQEKNIQSMSELIPKPLNAKKLHVNGNSIKDVDISDFTEFEGLDLLHLGSNQITMIKGDVFHNLTNLRRLYLNGNQIERLYPEIFSGLHNLQYLYLEYNLIKEILAGTFDSMPNLQLLYLNNNLLKSLPVYIFSGAPLARLNLRNNKFMYLPVSGVLDQLQSLTQIDLEGNPWDCTCDLVALKLWLEKLNDGIVVKELKCETPVQFANIELKSLKNEILCPKLLNKPSAPFTSPAPAITFTTPLGPIRSPPGGPVPLSILILSILVVLILTVFVAFCLLVFVLRRNKKPTVKHEGLGNPECGSMQLQLRKHDHKTNKKDGLSTEAFIPQTIEQMSKSHTCGLKESETGFMFSDPPGQKVIMRNVADKEKDLLHVDTRKRLSTIDELDELFPSRDSNVFIQNFLESKKEYNSIGVSGFEIRYPEKQQDKKNKKSLIGGNHSKIVVEQRKSEYFELKAKLQSSPDYLQVLEEQTALNKI is encoded by the coding sequence ATGTTTCTTTGGCTCTTTCTGATTTTGTCAGCACTGATTTCTTCGGCAAATGCAGATTCTGACATATCGGTGGAAATTTGCAATGTGTGCTCCTGCGTGTCAGTTGAGAATGTGCTCTATGTCAACTGTGAGAAGGTTTCAGTCTACAGACCAAATCAGCTGAAACCACCTTGGTCTAATTTTTATCACCTCAActtccaaaacaattttttaaatatcctctATCCAAATACATTCTTGAATTTTTCACACGCAGTATCCCTGCATCTGGGAAATAATAAACTGCAGAACATTGAGGGAGGAGCCTTTCTTGGGCTCAGTGCATTAAAGCAGTTGCACTTGAACAACAATGAATTAAAGATTCTCCGAGCTGACACTTTCCTTGGCATAGAGAACTTGGAGTATCTCCAGGCTGACTACAATTTAATCAAGTATATTGAACGAGGAGCCTTCAATAAGCTCCACAAACTGAAAGTTCTCATTCTTAATGACAATCTGATTTCATTCCTTCCTGATAATATTTTCCGATTCGCATCTTTGACCCATCTGGATATACGAGGGAATAGAATCCAGAAGCTCCCCTATATTGGAGTTCTGGAACACATTGGCCGTGTTGTTGAACTGCAACTGGAAGATAACCCTTGGAACTGTAGCTGTGATTTGTTGCCTTTAAAAGCTTGGCTGGAGAACATGCCATATAACATTTACATAGGAGAAGCTATCTGTGAAACTCCTAGCGACTTATACGGAAGGCTGTTAAAAGAAACCAACAAACAAGAGTTATGCCCCATGGGCACAGGCAGTGATTTTGATGTGCGTATCCTGCCTCCATCTCAACTGGAAAATGGCTACACCACTCCCAATGGTCACACAACACAGACATCCTTGCACAGATTAGTGACCAAGCCACCAAAAACGACAAATCCTTCCAAGATCTCTGGAATCGTGGCAGGCAAAGCCCTCTCCAACCGCAATCTCAGTCAGATTGTGTCTTACCAAACAAGGGTGCCTCCTCTAACACCTTGCCCGACGCCTTGCTTTTGCAAAACACATCCTTCAGACTTGGGACTGAGCGTGAACTGCCAGGAGAAAAATATACAGTCCATGTCTGAACTGATACCAAAACCTTTAAATGCCAAGAAATTGCATGTCAATGGCAATAGCATCAAAGATGTGGACATCTCAGACTTCACTGAGTTCGAAGGACTGGATTTGCTCCATTTAGGCAGCAATCAGATTACAATGATCAAAGGAGATGTATTCCACAATCTTACTAATTTACGCAGGTTGTATCTCAATGGCAATCAGATTGAAAGACTCTATCCGGAAATATTTTCAGGCCTTCATAACCTGCAGTATCTGTATTTGGAATACAATCTGATTAAGGAAATCTTAGCAGGCACCTTTGACTCCATGCCAAATTTGCAGTTactgtatttaaataataatctcTTAAAGAGCCTGCCTGTTTACATTTTTTCTGGAGCACCCCTTGCTAGACTGAATCTGAGGAACAACAAATTCATGTACCTCCCTGTCAGTGGGGTCCTCGATCAACTTCAGTCTCTCACACAGATTGACTTGGAGGGCAACCCATGGGACTGCACTTGTGACTTGGTGGCATTAAAGCTGTGGCTGGAGAAGCTGAATGATGGAATTGTTGTGAAAGAACTGAAATGTGAGACACCTGTTCAGTTTGCCAATATTGAACTGAAGTCCCTCAAAAATGAAATCTTATGTCCCAAACTTTTAAACAAGCCATCTGCACCATTTACAAGCCCTGCACCTGCTATTACATTCACCACTCCATTGGGTCCCATTCGAAGTCCTCCTGGTGGCCCCGTGCCTCTATCTATTTTAATCTTAAGTATCTTAGTGGTCctcattttaactgtttttgttgctttttgcCTTCTTGTTTTTGTGCTGCGACGCAACAAGAAACCTACCGTGAAACACGAAGGGCTGGGGAATCCTGAGTGTGGCTCCATGCAGCTGCAGCTAAGGAAGCATGACCACAAAACCAATAAAAAGGATGGACTGAGCACAGAAGCTTTCATTCCACAAACTATAGAACAGATGAGCAAGAGCCACACCTGTGGCTTGAAAGAGTCAGAAACCGGGTTCATGTTTTCAGATCCTCCGGGACAGAAAGTCATTATGCGAAATGTTGCCGACAAGGAGAAAGATTTATTACATGTGGATACCAGGAAGAGACTGAGCACAATTGATGAGCTGGATGAATTATTCCCTAGCAGGGATTCCAatgtatttattcaaaattttcttgaaaGCAAAAAGGAGTATAATAGCATAGGTGTCAGTGGCTTTGAGATCCGCTATCCAGAAAAACaacaagataaaaaaaacaagaagtccCTGATAGGTGGCAACCACAGTAAAATCGTTGTGGAACAAAGGAAGAGTGAGTATTTTGAACTGAAGGCGAAACTTCAGAGTTCCCCTGACTACCTACAAGTCCTTGAGGAGCAAACAGCTTTGAACAAGATATAG